A part of Gossypium hirsutum isolate 1008001.06 chromosome A07, Gossypium_hirsutum_v2.1, whole genome shotgun sequence genomic DNA contains:
- the LOC107954943 gene encoding uncharacterized protein, with translation MEILNKKQRIQLITTSHLVKLLTKILLPFSLLSVILSYPFLCNFQALAYGLQLFSFSVGKNYMFLLCNGLLVFIATSSGLMGSSCEETGIKAEKAVKISKGGSQTELEVESSEPKEKVVTEYDQKEEEAALVVELEDEGEEGRSDEVVSAEEDEDELGWMSNEELNKKCEDFIRKMKNEIHSEARQLITI, from the coding sequence ATGGAGATTCTAAACAAAAAACAGAGAATTCAATTGATCACCACCTCTCATTTGGTGAAGCTACTCACCAAGATTTTGCTCCCATTTTCACTTCTTTCTGTTATATTATCCTACCCTTTTCTGTGCAACTTCCAAGCTTTGGCATATGGTTTACAACTCTTTAGTTTCAGTGTGGGCAAGAATTACATGTTTCTGCTCTGCAATGGGTTGCTTGTTTTCATTGCCACCAGCTCGGGTTTGATGGGTAGTAGTTGTGAAGAGACTGGTATTAAAGCTGAAAAGGCTGTGAAGATCAGTAAGGGAGGTAGTCAAACAGAATTAGAGGTGGAATCATCAGAGCCAAAAGAGAAAGTTGTTACAGAATATGATCAAAAAGAAGAAGAGGCGGCCTTGGTTGTGGAACTAGAAGATGAAGGCGAAGAAGGCAGATCAGATGAGGTTGTTTCAGCCGAGGAGGATGAAGATGAACTTGGATGGATGAGTAATGAAGAGTTAAACAAGAAATGTGAAGATTTCATTAGAAAGATGAAAAATGAGATTCACTCTGAAGCTCGCCAACTAATTACAATTTGA
- the LOC107954942 gene encoding uncharacterized protein, translated as MEIPNKKQRIQLITTSHLVKLLTRIFLPFSLLSVILSYPFMCNFQALAYGLQLLGSSAGKNYMFLLCNGLLVFIATSSGLIGSSCVETDVQAEKAVKISKLEVEPSEPKGSNLNPNVVAEFDQREEDVPLVVENEGEEDRSMEEDEDEELGWMSNEELNKKCEDFIRKMKEGIQFEARQVIMAQ; from the coding sequence ATGGAGATTCCAAACAAAAAACAGAGAATTCAATTGATCACCACCTCTCATTTGGTGAAGCTACTCACCAGGATTTTTCTCCCATTTTCACTTCTTTCTGTTATATTATCCTACCCTTTTATGTGTAACTTCCAAGCTTTGGCATATGGTTTACAACTCCTTGGTTCCAGTGCAGGCAAGAATTACATGTTTCTGCTCTGCAATGGGCTGCTTGTTTTCATTGCCACCAGCTCGGGTTTGATCGGTAGTAGTTGTGTAGAGACTGATGTTCAAGCTGAAAAGGCTGTGAAGATCAGTAAATTAGAGGTTGAACCATCAGAACCAAAAGGGTCCAATTTAAATCCCAACGTTGTTGCAGAATTTGATCAAAGAGAAGAAGATGTGCCCTTGGTTGTAGAAAATGAAGGTGAAGAAGACAGATCAATGGAGGAGGATGAAGATGAAGAACTTGGATGGATGAGTAATGAAGAGCTAAACAAGAAATGTGAAGATTTTATTAGAAAGATGAAAGAAGGGATTCAATTTGAAGCTCGCCAAGTGATTATGGCTCAATAG